In Solobacterium moorei, a single genomic region encodes these proteins:
- a CDS encoding peptidoglycan amidohydrolase family protein, whose protein sequence is MTRELGKLKKFITIFAISVLLLPLLFSLLAAASVVAAPIIALDAAKTWIVGWFEDENTATDLLSKWHAEVYPNFEDYGSHEEVGYAEAISCYYFLETGEDINTKIPMREYMNYFTGDEQLEQVYTKIEEITGFIFSEEKISRIKTLKTQIVSKTINSMSLGRSELVAAPIEAAIEWGTAIANDNSHGYSQITRYGNPNYDCSSLVCYAMQAAGFNIAITSTHSMKNMFLAEGHWEWIPSYQLGDLSNYGVLSGQSSLRRGDILLNEQNHTELYLGGGMSLGAHWDWDGVNGDSSGTEISVAQYWDSNWDGILRYTGS, encoded by the coding sequence ATGACAAGAGAATTAGGAAAACTGAAGAAGTTTATAACGATATTTGCGATATCGGTTTTACTGTTGCCGCTTTTGTTTTCACTATTGGCTGCAGCAAGTGTTGTGGCGGCACCAATCATCGCCCTGGATGCGGCAAAGACCTGGATTGTTGGTTGGTTTGAAGACGAAAATACAGCAACTGATCTGCTATCAAAATGGCATGCAGAAGTATATCCGAATTTTGAAGACTATGGTTCCCATGAAGAAGTCGGTTACGCTGAAGCAATATCTTGCTACTATTTTTTGGAAACGGGGGAAGATATCAATACAAAGATCCCCATGCGGGAGTATATGAATTATTTTACCGGAGATGAACAGCTCGAGCAGGTCTATACAAAGATTGAAGAAATTACCGGATTTATTTTTTCGGAAGAGAAAATCTCCAGGATTAAGACCTTAAAGACACAGATCGTCAGTAAAACGATTAACAGCATGTCGTTAGGAAGAAGTGAACTGGTTGCGGCACCGATCGAAGCGGCAATCGAATGGGGAACGGCTATCGCTAACGATAATAGTCATGGTTACTCTCAGATCACTCGATACGGGAATCCGAACTATGATTGCTCATCATTGGTATGCTATGCGATGCAAGCTGCAGGATTCAACATTGCTATCACTTCGACCCATAGTATGAAAAATATGTTCTTGGCTGAAGGGCATTGGGAATGGATTCCAAGTTACCAATTAGGTGATTTATCAAATTATGGTGTCCTTAGCGGTCAATCATCGCTTAGAAGAGGTGATATATTATTGAATGAACAAAATCACACAGAACTATATCTGGGCGGTGGAATGAGCCTTGGAGCGCATTGGGATTGGGATGGAGTAAATGGTGATTCATCAGGTACGGAAATCAGTGTTGCGCAATACTGGGACTCCAACTGGGATGGCATTTTAAGATATACTGGTTCATAG